The following are encoded together in the Trueperaceae bacterium genome:
- a CDS encoding DUF692 family protein: MNDTPLARRLAGEGRLPDVAVETSGAKTDDAPAAYPDHPLWLHVPVWDWSLAHPDALAHRDALAVTRARLAATGAPWLSVHVGFAAAEVAYDGGMQARTPTLPRDVVLARATATLAALRNAVDVPVLAENLDDQARPSPDGTRPARPAYAHVCDPTFPSDLTRAADVGLLLDLAHAQVSAAAQGRDVHAYLAALPLHRVRQIHVSGPRPRGDGTLDDAHATLRDADLALLAWTLARTRPWGVTLEYGRDEAGLLRDLDRVRATLAA, encoded by the coding sequence GTGAACGACACGCCCCTCGCCCGGCGGCTCGCCGGCGAGGGGCGACTCCCGGACGTCGCGGTCGAGACGAGCGGCGCGAAGACCGACGACGCCCCCGCCGCCTACCCCGACCACCCCCTCTGGCTGCACGTGCCCGTCTGGGATTGGTCGCTGGCGCACCCCGACGCCCTCGCGCACCGGGACGCGCTCGCCGTCACCCGCGCCCGCCTCGCCGCCACCGGCGCGCCGTGGCTCAGCGTCCACGTCGGCTTCGCCGCCGCGGAGGTCGCGTACGACGGCGGCATGCAGGCCCGCACCCCCACCCTCCCGCGCGACGTCGTCCTCGCGCGCGCGACCGCGACGCTCGCGGCCCTCCGGAACGCCGTCGACGTGCCCGTCCTCGCGGAGAACCTCGACGACCAGGCGCGCCCCTCGCCGGACGGCACCCGCCCCGCACGGCCCGCCTATGCGCACGTGTGCGACCCCACCTTCCCGTCCGACCTGACGCGCGCCGCCGACGTCGGCCTCCTGCTGGATCTCGCGCACGCCCAGGTGAGCGCCGCGGCGCAGGGGAGGGACGTGCACGCCTACCTCGCGGCGCTCCCCCTCCACCGCGTCCGCCAGATCCACGTGTCCGGGCCCCGTCCCCGCGGCGACGGCACCCTCGACGACGCCCACGCGACGCTCCGTGACGCCGACCTCGCGCTGCTCGCCTGGACCCTCGCCCGCACCCGACCGTGGGGCGTCACCCTCGAGTACGGACGCGACGAGGCCGGCCTCCTCCGGGACCTCGACCGGGTGCGCGCCACCCTGGCGGCCTGA
- a CDS encoding (2Fe-2S)-binding protein: protein MIRNERAFIEAAVAAVGNAKDLVLPVLMVDTPDDPWTPERIRALRDRGEELGPFVARAVDLLIDLEVPFLEEEARLSAHGVDLAHDMEGFEVAMVEFERTFWEARYAEYQADPDRWDLPEVEHHDVCEDHHLSSARVRDAIREHGVTSFEALAPFLGTDVSCATCHTAVTKLLLQELRRAKDAR from the coding sequence GTGATCCGCAACGAACGCGCCTTCATCGAAGCGGCCGTCGCCGCCGTCGGGAACGCCAAGGACCTCGTCCTCCCGGTCCTCATGGTCGACACCCCCGACGACCCCTGGACCCCCGAACGGATCCGCGCGCTGCGCGACCGCGGCGAGGAGCTCGGCCCGTTCGTCGCCCGCGCCGTCGACCTGCTGATCGACCTCGAGGTGCCGTTCCTCGAGGAGGAGGCCCGCCTCTCCGCGCACGGCGTCGACCTGGCCCACGACATGGAGGGCTTCGAGGTCGCCATGGTCGAGTTCGAACGGACCTTCTGGGAGGCCCGCTACGCCGAGTACCAGGCCGACCCCGACCGCTGGGACCTACCCGAGGTGGAGCACCACGACGTCTGCGAAGACCACCACCTCAGCAGCGCCCGCGTACGCGACGCCATCCGCGAGCACGGCGTGACCAGCTTCGAGGCGCTCGCGCCGTTCCTCGGCACCGACGTCTCCTGCGCCACCTGCCACACCGCCGTCACGAAACTCCTGCTGCAGGAACTCCGGAGGGCGAAGGACGCCCGCTGA
- the hypE gene encoding hydrogenase expression/formation protein HypE: protein MSKSPDDAPTAAADAPAGTPSGATAGRSRYGSVRLAHGSGGKLSLELIQELFVAEFGNAPLAELTDAAILENRPGRLAFCTDSHTVTPTFFPGGDIGRLAVAGTVNDLAVMGATPAYLTAAFLLEEGYDMEELERVVRSMKATADEAGVAIVAGDTKVLERGKGDGLFVNTAGVGFLPDDVRMGASEIRPGDKILVNGTLGDHGIAVMSRREGLDIGVDLESDVAPLTGLLARVREVAPNVRFMRDVTRGGLAAVGNEIVLDRPWGLRIFDVAVPIHDVVEDVSEMLGIDPLLAANEGKVLLVVPPDEADAALGAMKAHPHGREAAIIGDIVKEPAGTPIVETAYGSRRILEMPIEEQLPRIC, encoded by the coding sequence ATGTCGAAGTCGCCTGACGACGCCCCCACCGCCGCGGCCGACGCCCCCGCCGGTACGCCTTCCGGTGCGACCGCCGGACGCTCCCGCTACGGCTCCGTCCGCCTCGCGCACGGCTCGGGCGGCAAACTCAGCCTGGAACTCATCCAGGAGCTGTTCGTCGCGGAGTTCGGCAACGCCCCCCTCGCCGAACTCACCGACGCCGCGATCCTCGAGAACCGTCCCGGCCGCCTCGCCTTCTGCACCGACTCGCACACCGTCACGCCGACCTTCTTCCCCGGCGGCGACATCGGACGCCTCGCGGTCGCGGGCACCGTCAACGACCTCGCCGTCATGGGCGCCACCCCCGCCTACCTCACCGCCGCCTTCCTCCTCGAGGAGGGCTACGACATGGAGGAGCTCGAGCGGGTCGTGCGCTCGATGAAGGCCACCGCCGACGAGGCCGGCGTCGCCATCGTCGCCGGCGACACGAAGGTCCTCGAGCGCGGCAAGGGCGACGGCCTGTTCGTCAACACCGCCGGCGTCGGCTTCCTGCCCGACGACGTCCGCATGGGCGCGAGCGAGATCCGGCCCGGCGACAAGATCCTCGTCAACGGCACGCTCGGCGATCACGGCATCGCCGTCATGTCGCGGCGCGAAGGGCTGGACATCGGCGTCGACCTCGAGTCCGACGTCGCACCCCTCACCGGCCTCCTCGCCCGCGTCCGCGAGGTCGCCCCGAACGTCCGCTTCATGCGCGACGTCACGCGCGGCGGTCTCGCCGCCGTCGGCAACGAAATCGTGCTGGACCGCCCCTGGGGCCTGCGCATCTTCGACGTCGCGGTCCCCATCCACGACGTCGTCGAGGACGTCAGCGAAATGCTCGGCATCGACCCGCTCCTCGCCGCCAATGAAGGGAAGGTCCTCCTGGTCGTCCCGCCCGACGAGGCGGACGCCGCGCTCGGCGCGATGAAGGCCCACCCGCACGGCCGAGAAGCGGCGATCATCGGCGACATCGTCAAGGAGCCCGCCGGCACCCCGATCGTCGAAACCGCCTACGGCAGCCGCCGCATCCTGGAGATGCCCATCGAAGAGCAGCTGCCCCGCATCTGCTAG
- the hypD gene encoding hydrogenase formation protein HypD, producing the protein MPDVDAHAFDPHVYKDADVVAGLQAKIASLADEIGRPVKLMHICGTHEHEMGRFALRDLIPDTIEVLAGPGCPVCVCDNEYVNLAIQLSLRPDTIVTSFGDMLAVPGSIPLEGERRGDVRMSLLDARAEGGDVRTVYSVFDAATLAQENPDKEVVFFSVGFETTVVAVAAMLKRGVPDNLSIIEANYYTPPATNLLPTLDGFDIEGFILPGHAVTITGLRVYEHLPEQGIACAAGGFEPADVLVSIVALLEQIRDGTPRIDNPYNRLVKYDGNEKAKRELDEVFELAPIRWRGIAEIPASGYKLRPAYRRYAATDRFAGHLETLDLAGAEHPKGCRCAEVTLGQIRPDECGVFGKLCTPDAPYGPCMVSHEGTCRAWYLFGMGKEKIHVEVA; encoded by the coding sequence GTGCCTGACGTCGACGCCCACGCCTTCGACCCGCACGTCTACAAGGACGCCGACGTCGTCGCCGGCCTCCAAGCGAAGATCGCGTCGCTCGCCGACGAGATCGGCCGCCCGGTCAAGCTCATGCACATCTGCGGCACGCACGAGCACGAGATGGGCCGCTTCGCGCTGCGCGACCTGATCCCCGACACCATCGAGGTGCTCGCCGGCCCCGGCTGCCCGGTGTGCGTCTGCGACAACGAGTACGTCAACCTCGCCATCCAGCTCTCGCTGCGGCCCGACACCATCGTCACCAGCTTCGGCGACATGCTGGCGGTCCCCGGCAGCATCCCCCTCGAGGGCGAACGGCGCGGCGACGTCCGCATGAGCCTGCTGGACGCGCGCGCCGAAGGGGGCGACGTCCGCACCGTCTACAGCGTCTTCGACGCCGCGACCCTCGCGCAGGAGAACCCCGACAAGGAGGTCGTGTTCTTCAGCGTCGGTTTCGAAACGACCGTCGTCGCCGTCGCCGCCATGCTGAAGCGCGGCGTCCCCGACAACCTCAGCATCATCGAAGCGAACTACTACACGCCGCCCGCCACGAACCTCCTCCCGACCCTCGACGGCTTCGACATCGAGGGGTTCATCCTCCCCGGACACGCGGTCACCATCACCGGCCTCCGCGTCTACGAACACCTCCCCGAACAGGGCATCGCCTGCGCCGCCGGCGGCTTCGAACCCGCCGACGTCCTCGTCTCCATCGTGGCGCTCCTCGAGCAGATCCGCGACGGCACCCCGCGCATCGACAACCCCTACAACCGCCTCGTGAAGTACGACGGCAACGAAAAGGCGAAACGGGAGCTCGACGAAGTCTTCGAGCTCGCCCCCATCCGCTGGCGCGGCATCGCGGAGATCCCCGCCTCGGGCTACAAGCTGCGGCCCGCCTACCGCCGGTACGCCGCCACCGACCGCTTCGCCGGTCACCTCGAGACCCTCGACCTCGCCGGCGCCGAGCACCCCAAGGGCTGCCGCTGCGCCGAGGTCACCCTCGGCCAGATCCGCCCCGACGAATGCGGCGTCTTCGGCAAACTCTGCACCCCCGACGCGCCCTACGGACCGTGCATGGTGAGTCACGAGGGCACCTGCCGCGCCTGGTACCTGTTCGGCATGGGCAAGGAGAAGATTCATGTCGAAGTCGCCTGA
- a CDS encoding HypC/HybG/HupF family hydrogenase formation chaperone produces MCLGIPHEVVDVMDEDTCLIKVGEVAQHCFIGLVEDLKPGDWVVVHAGFAIDRIEPEEAKANLKLIQTYLEPETRA; encoded by the coding sequence ATGTGCCTAGGCATTCCCCACGAGGTCGTCGACGTGATGGACGAGGACACCTGCCTGATCAAGGTGGGCGAGGTCGCGCAACACTGCTTCATCGGCCTCGTCGAGGACCTGAAGCCCGGCGACTGGGTCGTCGTGCACGCCGGCTTCGCAATCGACCGCATCGAGCCGGAGGAAGCGAAGGCCAACCTGAAGCTCATCCAGACCTACCTGGAGCCCGAGACCCGTGCCTGA